A DNA window from Acidimicrobiales bacterium contains the following coding sequences:
- a CDS encoding TetR/AcrR family transcriptional regulator, which translates to MTAASASTSSGPTRLDRRKARTRQALIDAAIRLIAEGRGDRASIQEITEVADIGFGSFYNHFESKEQLFETASTEVLERWGRMIDLASAGITDPAEVFATSLRLSARLGWTHPEVARFITGAGLDLLDVPGGLAPRALRDIRAGQAAGQFSFGEAEVALSAVAGGLIGLLRLHQSQPDRLEDSSVDDLCEACLRLLGLPAAKARRLARLPLPATDPW; encoded by the coding sequence GTGACTGCGGCATCGGCGAGCACGTCGTCTGGCCCCACCCGCTTGGACCGGCGCAAGGCGCGGACCCGGCAAGCGCTTATCGACGCCGCGATCCGGTTGATCGCCGAAGGGCGCGGGGACCGAGCCAGTATCCAGGAGATCACCGAAGTTGCCGACATCGGATTCGGGTCGTTCTACAACCACTTCGAGAGCAAGGAGCAGCTGTTCGAGACGGCCTCGACCGAGGTCCTCGAACGCTGGGGCCGCATGATCGATCTCGCCTCCGCCGGCATCACCGACCCGGCGGAGGTGTTCGCGACATCGCTCCGGCTATCGGCCCGCCTGGGCTGGACCCACCCTGAGGTTGCTCGGTTCATCACCGGCGCCGGCCTCGATCTCCTCGACGTGCCGGGCGGCCTGGCGCCTCGTGCATTGCGGGATATCCGGGCCGGGCAAGCCGCGGGGCAATTCAGTTTCGGTGAGGCGGAGGTCGCCCTCAGCGCCGTGGCTGGAGGCCTGATTGGGTTGCTGCGGCTGCACCAGAGTCAGCCCGACCGGCTCGAGGACAGCTCGGTCGACGATCTGTGCGAAGCCTGCCTACGCCTGCTAGGGCTCCCGGCCGCCAAGGCCAGGCGCCTGGCAAGACTGCCTCTGCCCGCTACCGATCCGTGGTAA
- a CDS encoding DUF308 domain-containing protein codes for MFKSLSTSLIWRGILAVAIGVVALAWPSVTVLALVVMFAVFALMAASLEATRAFSSGTAGPVVRHLLIGLLDIGAAVVALAWPAPTALVLGLLVGAWATLTGLVEIYAGFKVDETAGTRALFFVSGLISIAFGIALFARPGIGAVTLALLFGLFNLVYGVSTLVQGIEMRRTQHTVESLRNKRPEFPVHARKHSRDHIGSVV; via the coding sequence ATGTTCAAGTCATTGAGTACGTCCCTCATATGGCGAGGCATCCTGGCCGTCGCCATCGGTGTCGTGGCGCTGGCGTGGCCCAGCGTCACCGTCCTGGCGCTGGTCGTCATGTTCGCCGTCTTCGCCCTCATGGCCGCCAGTCTGGAGGCCACCCGGGCCTTCAGCAGCGGGACGGCCGGCCCGGTTGTACGTCATCTATTGATCGGTCTCCTCGACATCGGGGCCGCGGTGGTCGCTCTGGCCTGGCCCGCACCGACGGCGCTGGTATTGGGGCTGCTCGTCGGCGCATGGGCGACGCTCACCGGCCTTGTCGAGATCTATGCCGGGTTCAAGGTTGACGAAACTGCCGGAACTCGCGCCCTCTTCTTCGTGAGCGGTCTGATTTCGATCGCCTTCGGGATTGCGCTGTTCGCCCGACCCGGCATTGGCGCGGTCACCTTGGCCTTGCTGTTCGGACTGTTCAATCTCGTGTACGGGGTCTCGACGCTCGTCCAGGGCATCGAGATGCGGCGAACTCAGCACACAGTGGAATCGCTGCGAAACAAGCGGCCGGAATTCCCCGTTCATGCCCGCAAGCATTCCCGTGACCATATAGGATCAGTTGTGTAG
- a CDS encoding epoxide hydrolase: MAPTTADSVRPFEVHVEEEDLLDLRRRIAATRWPSKELVTDRSQGVQLAAIQALARYWTTEYDWRRCEKKLNALPQFTTEIDGIDIHFIHVESHHENALPLIMTHGWPGSIIELLETVGPLTDPTAHGGSAEDAFDLVLPSIPGYGFSSEPAELGWWAGRVAEAWPKLMHRLGYTRYVAQGGDVGAAVTDAMGRQAPEGLIGIHTNLFVPGLAGGSFPHETEEERAAVAAGTAFRASGFGYFLEQATRPQTIGYALLDSPVALAAWMLDHDTDSYYKISRAFVDDQPAGNLTRDHILDNITLYWLTGTGASAARSYWESGQATARAAGQAPPPVTVPVGFTTFPGEIVATPRTWVEQAYPTLTYFNKVDKGGHFAAWEEPQLFSDELRAAFRSLRAVATRRPESSS, encoded by the coding sequence ATGGCACCCACGACAGCTGATTCCGTCCGGCCCTTCGAGGTCCACGTCGAGGAAGAGGACCTGCTTGACCTCCGCCGGCGGATTGCCGCGACGCGCTGGCCCAGTAAGGAGCTGGTCACAGATCGGTCACAGGGGGTCCAGTTGGCGGCAATTCAGGCCCTCGCGCGCTACTGGACCACTGAATACGACTGGCGTCGATGTGAGAAGAAACTGAACGCGCTGCCGCAGTTCACAACCGAGATCGACGGGATTGACATCCACTTCATTCACGTCGAGTCGCACCACGAGAACGCGTTGCCGCTGATCATGACCCACGGATGGCCCGGCTCGATCATCGAGCTGCTCGAGACCGTCGGCCCGCTCACCGATCCGACCGCGCACGGCGGCTCCGCCGAGGACGCGTTCGACCTGGTGCTGCCGTCGATCCCCGGCTACGGATTCTCCTCCGAACCAGCCGAGCTCGGCTGGTGGGCCGGCAGGGTAGCCGAGGCTTGGCCGAAGCTGATGCACCGCCTCGGTTACACGCGTTACGTCGCCCAGGGCGGTGACGTTGGCGCAGCAGTCACCGACGCGATGGGCCGACAGGCACCCGAAGGGTTGATCGGCATTCATACAAACTTGTTCGTCCCAGGACTGGCGGGCGGCTCATTCCCGCACGAGACCGAGGAGGAGCGCGCTGCGGTTGCTGCGGGGACCGCGTTCAGGGCGAGCGGCTTCGGCTACTTCCTCGAGCAGGCCACTCGGCCCCAGACGATCGGGTACGCCCTGCTGGATTCGCCGGTCGCGCTGGCGGCATGGATGCTCGATCATGACACCGACAGCTACTACAAGATCTCCCGCGCCTTTGTTGACGACCAGCCCGCCGGAAATCTCACCCGGGACCACATCCTCGACAACATCACGCTCTACTGGCTGACGGGCACGGGGGCCTCAGCCGCCCGGTCTTACTGGGAGAGCGGACAAGCCACCGCGCGCGCGGCCGGGCAGGCTCCACCGCCGGTCACGGTACCGGTCGGATTCACGACGTTCCCGGGCGAGATCGTCGCAACCCCGCGCACTTGGGTGGAGCAGGCCTACCCAACCCTCACCTATTTCAACAAAGTCGACAAGGGCGGCCACTTCGCAGCCTGGGAGGAGCCACAACTGTTTTCGGACGAGCTCCGCGCCGCCTTCAGATCGCTCCGTGCGGTAGCCACACGTCGACCTGAGTCTTCTAGCTAG
- a CDS encoding carboxymuconolactone decarboxylase family protein, producing the protein MARIEFPARGLGEHADWALLRPEIGMGMGALSSAVYEKSKLDLREREAARWTIALINDCVVCQNTRAKHADVSGIDEDFYAQVTEWRTTTELTERERLAAEFAFHFALDHQAMDDEFWGRLRRAYADDEIADLTMCCGAWLGMGRMLAVLGVRAPDERLLV; encoded by the coding sequence GTGGCACGAATCGAGTTCCCCGCACGGGGGCTGGGGGAGCATGCCGACTGGGCGCTCCTGAGGCCCGAGATAGGGATGGGCATGGGGGCACTGTCCTCCGCCGTCTATGAGAAGTCGAAGCTCGACCTCCGTGAACGCGAGGCCGCCCGGTGGACGATCGCGCTGATCAACGATTGCGTCGTCTGCCAGAACACCCGGGCCAAGCACGCCGATGTTTCCGGGATAGACGAGGACTTCTACGCGCAAGTCACGGAGTGGAGAACTACCACCGAGTTGACCGAGCGGGAACGACTGGCTGCCGAGTTCGCATTCCATTTCGCCTTGGACCACCAGGCGATGGACGACGAGTTCTGGGGCCGGCTCCGTCGAGCGTACGCGGACGACGAAATCGCGGATCTCACCATGTGCTGCGGGGCGTGGCTCGGGATGGGTCGGATGCTCGCGGTGCTGGGCGTCCGCGCACCCGATGAGAGGCTGCTGGTCTAA
- a CDS encoding DUF2252 family protein: MEGCRSNQGKRVVVGQRIMQAASDVFLGWARAGGFDTYVRQLRDMKGTVELDDARPDDLTLYGRLCAAALARAHARAGHPALISCYLPAERGVTLGGSVNAHHNDFAVAEAIDAARLRHALSVKPSGRG, translated from the coding sequence GTGGAGGGCTGCCGCTCAAACCAGGGGAAGCGGGTCGTGGTCGGACAGCGCATCATGCAGGCCGCCAGCGATGTGTTCCTGGGTTGGGCCCGCGCCGGCGGTTTCGACACTTACGTGCGTCAGCTGCGCGACATGAAGGGCACGGTCGAGCTCGACGACGCCCGTCCCGACGACCTGACGTTGTATGGGCGGCTCTGCGCGGCGGCGCTGGCCCGTGCTCATGCTCGAGCCGGTCACCCTGCGCTCATCAGCTGCTACCTGCCAGCCGAGCGCGGCGTCACTTTGGGGGGATCCGTCAACGCCCACCACAATGATTTCGCTGTCGCTGAGGCAATCGATGCTGCCCGGCTCAGGCACGCTCTAAGCGTAAAGCCCAGTGGGCGTGGATGA